In the genome of Plasmodium gaboni strain SY75 chromosome 2, whole genome shotgun sequence, the window aggatgtatatttttacaatcacataaatataataatatatatatatatatatttattatagttacaagatattttatttaataaataatcGATAAGTATAGaatagaagaaaaaaagtAATTAGCAAAAAAACTTCTTGAAAAGTagaaaaataaacaattataaaaaatatacatatatatatttattttattttattttttttgagttattattttgtaataataGTCCTCATTATAAACACACAGAGAAGAAGCGGATCCCTTTTACATTTAAGGAGGGGGgagggaaaaaaaaaataaaaggaaaaataaaataaaataatataatatattataataatgaaaaacTATAATATAGGAAATGAAAAAAACgttattatcatcatatgttgtatatatatgtatatattatatatcatatattatatatataattaattctttttgaaaattaaataaatgagggaaatatataatatatatataatatatttatatatttataattacagttgaatatattatattttttttttttttttttttttttttttccataaaattaatcaataatttatattaatagtcattttattatatcgtggtggaaaataaaaaaaaaaaatattatatatatttatatattatgtataaataattttttttttttttttatagattaataagtaaaataatacatatatataatatatgtatatatgtatgtattaataatataagatgcatattattatatataacacGCAAGGATAATTAAGTATATGCGTGTTAAAAGTGTtagaaatatatgataataaatcatatttttttttttatattagctttttacatttttaacCGTTCTCACAAAGGtttaagaatatatatatatatatatatattatatacacacacatataaatatatatatatatatatatatataatatatagatgtggatttatttgtatatatgttatatatataaaataaatagttaattaaaaaaaaaaaaaaaagaaatatatatatatatatttttaaatctGAATTAAATGGGTAATGCGAACAGAAAAGATATAAGCCATAAAGAGtatgatgaaaattttataaatatcGAGTCTTctgaagaaaataaaaatataaaaaataaaaaattcattaatattaataataataatagcaataataataataataataataataataatgagaGTAGTGTAAAGAATGACAATAttgttaataataataatttgataaatcctgataaaaaacaaaagaatgtaatattaaatgaagataataatgatgatataaaaaataaagaattagTAGATGAAAGCTTtgtgaatatatttttttatgaaaattattttaaaaacctttttaatttaaatgacgtgagtaataataaagttttaaatattattgaaggaaaagatgaagatgaaaaaaatatagataataatttaaaaaataaaaatattgtaagagataatataaataaaataaaaaatacaagaaatataaatgaaatattaatatataataataaatatataattaattttttaaatgatattaCAAAATGTAAAATAGATATTGctaattttatttctttttattttttttttctacatATGAAAGATAtgttaaataaaaataatgataatgaattaaatgataaaaaaaaatcattcAATAAAGATATCTGtaatatcaaatatatatataaaaaaattaagacatccaaaaaatatatttcatcTAATGATATGGATACTTGTATAAggaattatttatatcatattgataagaaaaattatcctattattaaaaaaaaaaaatgtcCTTTTTTAAACAACCCAAAcgttttatataataaaagagGTTATATGACTTCATGGCCTTTAGGGGTCAGCGcaaaaataaagaataaaacTAAAATATCTGCGAACATTAAATCGAAGAAGGAAAGAAATGATAGGtatatgtttaataatatgataaataaaGAGAATAATGTGAATGTTAAACAAGACcttataaataataataataataacataatTAATGTCCATGCGTGCTGGTCGCCTGCGCATGATAATACCTTTTTGAATATGGACGAAGAAGAATTTaaaatgttaaaaaaatatttgaaagATATCAAAGGTGGGGGCAGAAAAAAAGGTAAGAAAGGATATAATAACTCAAGCAATTTTATATCACACGGTGTTAGGTTAGGCACGACAAGATCCAGAATTAGAGGGAAATGtctattaaaaaataagaagATGCATATgtatgatgataataattatggTCATGTAAAAGACATTGAACAGGAGAGAATGAAAAAAgtacaaaaaaatgataatcAAGAATTGAATAATAAGAGCAATATGAATAAGGATGATTATAAAGACAGTGCAATCATTGAAgattttaataataacagaaaatataatagtgataataagaaaaagGAAGTTAATACGTGTAGTAATGAAAATgttgataataaaattggtcttaccaaaaaaaaaaatatatataaaaataacaatgATATTGATAATTTCGAATCTGGTAGTGGTTCATATGATAATACTTCATTTGAAAGTAATGTGATTAATAATAAGATAAAAGAcaaagagaaaaaaaaaagtaaagAAATTAAATGCATGATAgataagaataataatacagaaaaagatgataacaaaaaatatgacACATCgtattcttattatataaaaaatacattgTCTAAGgtattttataaaaattatgtaaGGAAAAAAGGAAAAGTAAAACAAcataagaataaatataacatcAACAAAAACAGTAACAgcaacaataataataataataataataatagtaataataataatgatgatgatgtACATAGTGAGAATATATTGTTAGATGAGAAGAAAGAAAAAGCAGATCCTATGAATTTAGGCATTTCCTTTTCACCTGCAGGCTTGTTAATACCTTATCATCTAGGTGTAAGCAGTTTattaatagaaaaaaatatattaaatatgcATACTAGTATTGCTGGTTCTTCAGCTGGAAGTATTTGTGCATGTTGTTTGAGTGTAGGATTAAGTGTAAATAaatgttattttttaatcGAGAATATTATTAGTAATGTATATAAGCATGGGTGTTATCAGAAACTTgagaatatattaaatatagaattaaataaatatttatatgaggatagttatgtttatttaaataatcGTATAGGAAATGTGTTTGTAGGTATAACACAAATTTTACcttattataaaaaattaaatataaataatttttatgatgataatgattTAATAAGTGCTATTATAGCATCATGTAATATACCTATGTATTTATCtagtaatatatttgtaaattttagaaataaaaaatgtattgATGGTTTTTTTAgtaccaaaaaaaaagattttGGATGTCCAAATACTAGAACAGAACGTATTATTAAGGTATCTCCATTTGATTCTGATTATGTAGGTATAggtaataaaaataatagtGTCATTAGTCCTCACctaataaaatataatcatatactttttctttttatttgtgtaaagaatatatttcataagTATATAAACAATTTATGGATAGAGAAGgattatttatttttaattgaAAATTTGAAGGATATATTGGAAAGGAAAATATTTGATTATTACACGTTTGTTAAGAGATACTTTActtttttaagaaaaaatgagACCATAGATGAGAAATATGAGGAGGAAGAAGAGGATGAAAAATATGACGACGATGATTGTGACGATGGTGGTAACGATGGCGGTGAAGATGATGATAACtatgatgataattatgATGGTAACTATGATGGTAACCATCATAGtgataatgatgatgaagatCATAGTGATGATGACGATGATAgtgatgatgatgatgataatgataatgatgactatgaaaaaataacaaCTAATAAGGAGAAgaaaaaagagaaaaaaaaaaaaaaaataaataaaatttttaacaatattaatagtTCTGTTGGTGTAACCGAAAAAGATTTTATAGGCACATCAATTGTTGCTAGCTTTGCAAATATGAAAAGACAAatgaatgaaaaaatagaaaaaagaaaaaatgaaaagaaagaaaaaaaagaaaagaaagaGAAAGAACAAAGACAGAATATGAATAAATGTTCAAAAAATCGAAGTAAGAATagatatatacataataatagtaatatacctttattaaattcaatgagaattaaatttaaaaatttaaattatatgaatatgaaTTCTTTTGAAAttgaattatatttaaaaataaataatgatatatttttacagtttaataaacataattataatgtacagaatttttataatttctcTATAACcttaataaatattatgaataaatattattcagaaaatttttatgcacataatttagaaaaaatagtatataaatttttattaaataatacaaatttTGAAGATATAGAAAAACAATATTCTTCAAAAGAAGGTATGAATGAAATGGATGTCCTAGTTAATACATATgatttaaaatatgataaaataatagagtttttaaaatataatgcatatttaaaaattgatagatatatatattttcacCCGAAACTTAAAACagatattatattatttttctttaaagaaatatttttaaatgataatattttaaaaattgataggaaatttttaaaaagaaatataacGATAATGATAGAAgtattaaaagaaatattttttaaagaatatgTGAAAAGATGTATAACAAAggtaatattttttcctaTAAATATGAAACAACAGGATAATggaataaataaaaattgttataataacaaatatgtaaataataataatatgtttaataCACATggtaataattattataacaatcaaaataatgataatccttattattatcatgattataatgattcacataataataaatattttaagaataagaataaaaataaattaatgTATGAAAAGGAAAGGAAATCATCctttttattcatatcaAATAATGTTCAAGATGTAAAACCTATAAaacattatttaaaatatagtagtatatataaaaattttatttatattataagtgaaataaaaaattttaataataagataaccaaaattaatagatataattattataattttatgaattTAAATATTGACGATTTGAATGATGcttatttgtttttatatgtttatttatattcaaatGTATATTACAAGAGTTTTTTCTCATTGATGAATATGCAATATAGGGATTATCTCCTCAGGGCTAGGAAATTATCTCGACaagaaaatatgatatCGACAAAAGATGGCTCTActgaaaaaaataataacattaacaataataaaattaacaataataataataataataatattaatatttctaGTAAAGACAATAAAGGAAATATTACAACTAATGATAATAGTTGtacaaaagaaaaagaaaaaaatagaaacatttttaaaaaatggaaTTCAAAGGATTTGAAAAATAACTCGAACAATAATGTTGCAACGAATAAGCTAGCCAAAACGTTTTCAGGAATTTGGCtagataaaaaaaaaaaaaaaaatgacaaAACGAATGAGACAAATAAAACAAGTGAGACaaataaaacaaatgaGACAAATAAAACAAGTGAGACaaataaaacaaatgaGACAAATAAAACAAGTGAGACAAATAAAACAAGTGAGACAAATAAAACAAATgtaacaaataaaaatgatcAAGGT includes:
- a CDS encoding hypothetical protein (conserved Plasmodium protein, unknown function); protein product: MGNANRKDISHKEYDENFINIESSEENKNIKNKKFININNNNSNNNNNNNNNNESSVKNDNIVNNNNLINPDKKQKNVILNEDNNDDIKNKELVDESFVNIFFYENYFKNLFNLNDVSNNKVLNIIEGKDEDEKNIDNNLKNKNIVRDNINKIKNTRNINEILIYNNKYIINFLNDITKCKIDIANFISFYFFFLHMKDMLNKNNDNELNDKKKSFNKDICNIKYIYKKIKTSKKYISSNDMDTCIRNYLYHIDKKNYPIIKKKKCPFLNNPNVLYNKRGYMTSWPLGVSAKIKNKTKISANIKSKKERNDRYMFNNMINKENNVNVKQDLINNNNNNIINVHACWSPAHDNTFLNMDEEEFKMLKKYLKDIKGGGRKKGKKGYNNSSNFISHGVRLGTTRSRIRGKCLLKNKKMHMYDDNNYGHVKDIEQERMKKVQKNDNQELNNKSNMNKDDYKDSAIIEDFNNNRKYNSDNKKKEVNTCSNENVDNKIGLTKKKNIYKNNNDIDNFESGSGSYDNTSFESNVINNKIKDKEKKKSKEIKCMIDKNNNTEKDDNKKYDTSYSYYIKNTLSKVFYKNYVRKKGKVKQHKNKYNINKNSNSNNNNNNNNNSNNNNDDDVHSENILLDEKKEKADPMNLGISFSPAGLLIPYHLGVSSLLIEKNILNMHTSIAGSSAGSICACCLSVGLSVNKCYFLIENIISNVYKHGCYQKLENILNIELNKYLYEDSYVYLNNRIGNVFVGITQILPYYKKLNINNFYDDNDLISAIIASCNIPMYLSSNIFVNFRNKKCIDGFFSTKKKDFGCPNTRTERIIKVSPFDSDYVGIGNKNNSVISPHLIKYNHILFLFICVKNIFHKYINNLWIEKDYLFLIENLKDILERKIFDYYTFVKRYFTFLRKNETIDEKYEEEEEDEKYDDDDCDDGGNDGGEDDDNYDDNYDGNYDGNHHSDNDDEDHSDDDDDSDDDDDNDNDDYEKITTNKEKKKEKKKKKINKIFNNINSSVGVTEKDFIGTSIVASFANMKRQMNEKIEKRKNEKKEKKEKKEKEQRQNMNKCSKNRSKNRYIHNNSNIPLLNSMRIKFKNLNYMNMNSFEIELYLKINNDIFLQFNKHNYNVQNFYNFSITLINIMNKYYSENFYAHNLEKIVYKFLLNNTNFEDIEKQYSSKEGMNEMDVLVNTYDLKYDKIIEFLKYNAYLKIDRYIYFHPKLKTDIILFFFKEIFLNDNILKIDRKFLKRNITIMIEVLKEIFFKEYVKRCITKVIFFPINMKQQDNGINKNCYNNKYVNNNNMFNTHGNNYYNNQNNDNPYYYHDYNDSHNNKYFKNKNKNKLMYEKERKSSFLFISNNVQDVKPIKHYLKYSSIYKNFIYIISEIKNFNNKITKINRYNYYNFMNLNIDDLNDAYLFLYVYLYSNVYYKSFFSLMNMQYRDYLLRARKLSRQENMISTKDGSTEKNNNINNNKINNNNNNNNINISSKDNKGNITTNDNSCTKEKEKNRNIFKKWNSKDLKNNSNNNVATNKLAKTFSGIWLDKKKKKNDKTNETNKTSETNKTNETNKTSETNKTNETNKTSETNKTSETNKTNVTNKNDQGNIEKNITQNKCAIYNEKRELNMDSSIKNEMTEKEDNSINIDCVQNDKNINNNLKYIEYNRTHEIKKELYRNDMYNSGIINFDINNEYFFRNLNNMNDNHFFKYTLLDNNDNVFDHINNKDNIDYNKYFYKFENLIIFNYDFSLITKIDEFYQSNRYKIFDINKKKKKEIFYHLYYIYICYRDILFLLKFVFTLNFCENTKYKFLKKRKCPYKRKYKDMRDSHFNLQKEQGGGYINVGGHMKGGEKINVGEHINVGGDKKKDLQNIQYNKNNDVEKIRENMNEHIKNGYANTYGSIYGYTHNNNDNILYNRSELEKGRQINMLNNPTFSSNVDEAFMDSASDVNDYDIDNKRGQQHFYDMCEHIKRPQNNGVHNIYNNNNNNLYGDDSMNYLTSNTGKGTPRRLFEESNNDEYNSVTLPQSEYLRKKRLKYLEGNDSDFVEELKTNIEDELYDKYKTYFVKNVYSMRKLFKIALEGAEEKVIKKIYDLGRSDAHLWLFVEYLNVGIYLYKRIYTIYIKLLTVFESLIYLTNINKKKKKMDISTLLSSIEYSVIYINGNPFDLFKLCNLLVLCYTYYNIPYMKTQTCVVNNNDDNKLDHVHDKNVVNKETLDEDNSSNKLNKNDNTYEKLRKKDEHKKKEKKKKKKNSTSSIDMDINNYKKGSIHVRQNGDYNNKKDDNINSDHNIKRKNRIKKINKERNNKEKLKRSISLPLNLKRTVVKIINLKNKINLNKNIIDAINNDILKGTPYEHIYTHSNFWIYSSSDESDTYNCSNDYYLNNVDHGSKEFDNIFDQMSDELDNFSRISNFFKTFKNLDNSLSLSGYFGF